From Aquarana catesbeiana isolate 2022-GZ linkage group LG05, ASM4218655v1, whole genome shotgun sequence:
gaaattcagtgtctttgtattccctttatgtttcctatttgtgtgatttatactgaaactaattgacctgtgatcgctgttacctaaattgccccgtatttccacatctgtgatcaggtctgtgttgttggtaatcagtagatccagtaatgttttatttctagttggtaccatctgacccataaaattgtcctgcaagacattaaggaactggcgagtcttaaatgaatgcacggttccctccacccagtctacgtctggataattaaaatcccccattatgagaacacttcccatccttgctgctaatccaatttgtgataggagatccgtctccacttcctccctcaggttagggggcctatagcatactcccagtattattttccccttagcttcatccctttggagctctacccataaggattccacctcctctctagctccctcagtgatgtcatctctcacattcatttgtacattattcttgatatataggcatacccctcccccttttttaccctctctatccttgcggtatagggtatacccttgaatgtttgccagccaatcatgagaactgttgaaccaggtctctgaaattcccacaaaatccaaatcctcctcgtacaacagtatctctagttcacccatcttgtccgccatgctcctggcattggtgaacatgccacatagtttagaccggttgcatattgtcctcgtattgggtgtttcgagattgcaactaggacttgctactatactcaccttgtgtttttgtgttttggttaacctaccactaatgcccccaatactaccctctggaatatcttccacgctggctatctctgcctctggaccctcccccccatcgcctagtttaaaaacccctctaactttttgtccatcttcattcccagcagatctgcaccctcctcatttaggtgcagtccgtcccttctataataccagttaccgactgagaagtcggcccagtcctccaggaacccaaacccctccttactacaccagctcttcagccacttatttacttccctaatctccctctgcctttctggtgtggctcgatgtactggtagtattcctgagaatactaccttggaggtccttttcctcaatttagctcctaagtccctaaaatcgttctttaggacactccatctgtctctgactttgtcattggtgccaacgtgcaccatgacagccgggtcttccccagcccctcccagtaatctgtccacaagatccgtgatgtgcagaaaccgagcgcccggtagacaacatactgttcggcgcttcaggtcttggttacagatagccctctctgtccttctaagaattaagtcccctaccaccagaatctgtctttcctttccctttgctgcccccccactctcactgaaggagttcttcccccggcagctaggagagtccctcagcttcagcagtgctggtccctgactggtttcaccaatgtcattcaatggagcgtacttattgggatgctccagtcctggatcggcctccctggcacttccccctctacccctcctgtcacccatctactctttgctagtgcctgcacctctttgtctccacccgcctctgtgctggcccctgccgtgtacgttcctggctctcctttagtatggagggacttctcagtgctgacagttagaTACAactaaggcctttgactccgtggaatgGCCATTTTTGTGGGAATGTTTGCATAATTATGGATTTGGGGCACGctttataaaatgggtacagctTCTATATCAGACACCCAGGGCGAAAATCTTTGTGAATGGATGGCTGAGCAGTTTCCACTTGAGAGGGGTACTCGACAAGGGTGCCCTTCTCTCCCTTACTGTATGCGCTGGCAGCAGAGCCACTGGCCATAGCTATCAGAGCACACCCCGATATTCAGGGTCTGCACCAGGGCCCTACGGTcgataaaataggaatgtatgctGATTACACCATACTATACTTAGCAGATCAGGGACCATCACTCCAAGCAGCATTAAGACTTATTGAACAAATGGGGGGATACTCGGGATTGCGCATAAACTGGGACAAGTCTCAGATTCTTCCAATAGATGTATTCCCTCCCCCTTTCACAACTCCCCCATTACCACTTGCTAGAGTATCCAAGATTAAATACTTGGGAGTGGAGGTAACCAGGGACCTGGTAGACTATACATCCCTGAATGTAACCCCTTTGTTtaacttattaaaaaataaaacacagacgtGGTCCAGATTGCCATTAGGGGTGATGGGACGcgtaaacttaattaaaatgatcatactgcccaaaattctttatctgATATGGCACGCCCCCCTATATAttcccctaaaaatctttaagCAGATGGAAGCGATCCTAAATTCATTTGTCTGGGGTAATAGTAGACACAAGCTAGCTTGGCAAACCCTTAAAAACCCCACAGACATGGGGGTGTATCTCTCCCAGACCTCCAGGACTATTATTTAGCCTCGCAGCTTTCCCACATGTACCATTTCCACACGTCGGAAATGCAACGCTATAGATCTTTAGTTTGTGACAAACCAGGACACCCGGCGTATACACCCATTCAGGCTATACTTCGGGGGGAAAAAACACAAGGTCCCTCTGCGTGGTACAACGCGGGCATGTTGCTACATCACAAATACCTGCAGCTCCGCCACGCACTTAGAACCCAATTGCCGGACTTGGATGTAGAGATGGAACCTCCCCCTGTGCTGAATATAGTTATGGGAAATGACCCCTCTAAGCTTATATCACACTATTAGACAACGAGGCGCAGCTGCTGTTTCACACAAGGCCAAAACTATATGGGAACAGGACGTAGGACTTATAGATGACATTGACTGGGCCGAGATTTTAGAGGGAACCAAGACGGTGTCCCCTAAGCTGTCCGACCGACTGACACAACTGTATATAGTACACAAAGCCTATCTGACACCAGTGAGATTGGCAAAGTTCCAACACACGCCGGACCCGACGTGTCGCCTGTGCAGAGCTGATCCCGGCTCGTTttaccatctcatatggagctgcacACATGTTTAGACATATTTGGATGCAGGTTGTCCGTTTCCTCCATGATAATATGGGATCCCCTGTGAAGCTGGACCCTAAGTTATGTATTTTGGGTCTATTGCCAGATGTAGAGGTAGATAAATATCACAATTTTCATTTTTGAAACATTATTCTTAGCACGCAAAGTGATAGCGCAAAGATGGATGCAGAATATGCCCCCCACGCTACAGTTGTGGAAAAAAGCAGTTAATGACACCCTGCCATTTAAGAAACTGATCTACGCACACAGGGGATCCGCACAAAAATATTcaaagatctgggacagatggttggaggaCGGGGAGACCTGTGTATAATGGTTCCAAATCCAGTGCAGCGTTCCCCTACACCAAAAATACGGAATATTTATAAGTTGGAATAATCTGCCGCATAACTTACGGCACATGTGAATGTATGCCCTGTAATATTCCTGCATATTTAATTGTGATGTTACAATATGTATCTGACCTTCTATGGCTATATGTACCCGATTGGCttgtaaaatgtgttttatattaataaagttgttttttccccaagtaaaaaaaaatctaaaaatgtttAAATGTATCACCTAAGATACTAAAAGTGAGAAAATAAACAAAGTATAAATAATCCTTCAATAagcaatactgtgcaatattccAAAAACGATACTTGAAAACAATACggtgcaaataataataaaatgtgataAACTTTTCCTTCAATAATAAAGTGCAGTAATTCAAAAGTGACAGTAAAGTGAATCAATGTGAACGTGCCTAATCATAAAGGAAGATCTAATTTGTCCAAATCCACCATCCGCTGTGCACAAGTGGTTTGCCCCAGCCCCTAACCTTGGACAGAGACCCCTACAGGTCGAGTCAAGCCTCTGTGTAAATGAAACTCCTGAAACTCCTGAGGTAAGCACAGATATAAACTCAAACGTTTTGATTTCAATTGCGCAAGCCATTAATGTTTAGATATATATTAGGCACTTCGCActtaaacatacagtatctcacaaaagtgagtacacctctcacatttttgtaaatattttattatatcttttcatgggacaacactgaagaaattacactttgctacaatgtaaagtagtgagtgtatagcttgtataacagtgtacatttgctgttccctcaaaatacagtcattaatgtctaaaccgttggcaacaaaagtaagtacactcctaagtgaaaatgtccaaatttggccaaaagtgtcaatattttgggtggccaccattattttccagcactgccttaaccctcttgggcatggagttgaccagagcttcacaggtttccactggagttctcttccactcctccatggcgacatcatggagctggtggatgttagagaccttgcgctcctccactttccgtttgaggatgcaccacagaagctcaatagggtttaggtctggagacatccttggccagtccatcacctttaccctcagcttctttagcaaggcagtggtcgtcttgaaggagTGATTGGGGttgttctcatgttggaatactgtcctgcggcccagtctccaaagggaggggatcatgctctgtttcagtatgtcacagtacatgttgccattcattgttccctcaatgaactgtagctacccagtgccggcagcactcatgtagccccataccatgacactcccatcactatgcttgactgaaggcaagacacacttgtctttgtactcacctggttgccgccatacacgcttgacaccatctgaaccaaataagtttatcttggtctcatcagaccacaggacatggttccattaatcctggtccttggtctgcttgtcttcagcaaactgtttgcaggctttcttgtgcatcatctttaggagaggcttccttctgggacgacagccatgcaggccattttgatgcagtatgcagcgtatggtctgagcactgacaggctgacaccccaccccttcaagctctgcagtgatgctggcagcactcatatgtctttttcccaaagacaacctctatgacgctgagcatgtgcactcaacttctttggtcgaccatggcgaggccggttctgagtggaacctgtcctgttaaaccgctgtatagtcttggccactgtgctgcagctcagtttcagggtcttggcagtcttcttatagcctagtccatctttatgtagaccaacaatttttttttagatcctcagagttctttgccatgaggtgccatgttgaacttccagtgaccagtatgagagagtgagagagcgagagcgataacatcaaatttaacacacctgctccccattcacacctgagaccttgtaacactaaagagtcacatgacaccggggagggaaaatggctaattgggcccaatttggtcattttcacttaggggtgtactcacttttgttgccagcggtttagacattaatggctgtgtgttgggttattttgagggggcagccaatttacactgttatacaagctgtacagtcactactttacattgaagcaaagtataatttcttcagtgttgtcacatgaaaagatataataaaataaaaaatgtgaggggtgtactcacttttgtgagatactgtaagtcaaTTGCGGTTATTTGTTGGATGTATACaactttatattatttattattatttatattagaaAGTGGGTAAGGTAGTTAGCGCCACACTTAACTGACAATCAAATAAAATGGTATGTAATTAATTTTAGTATCTAAAGTGAATCATAAATACTGTTGCGTAAACCTATTTATAACAAAACTTCGAAGTTGGGTCTGGACAATAGGATTTTCATGGCCCCTGGATGTAAAAGATTTAACGCACTCTCTTTTTTATCCAGTTGACTTTTCCCCATCACCAGTCTCAAAAAATTTCACGGTAGAGTAATATGGAAACTAGCACGTGAAGAGGAAAGTCAAGTTATTTGGatgtttataaaaacaaaaataactgctTTCtgcattaatagtaaaaaggttcaccatacaatttagaaaaaaaaaatagagtacgCTTTTCAGTGTAGTCACATAAACATGTATTTACCTTGTAATTCTTGAATAAAATGAGGACTAAagatttttgacaaaaaattaaCTGGAAATCGCTGCATAAGAGTACATGAATGTAGTATATTAAGTAAGGTTCGTGGGTGAAATTGAGAAAACCGACTGACTAGTACTTTTTCAAGATGTCTAATAAAGGCAGATGCATCGGGAGGGAGATAGTTCAACTTTCCAAATGGTATAATCAGCTGTGCAATCTGATGAGTGGTAAAATGTTCTGAATTGTACACAAAATTCTCAGCAACAGCATTAAAAATGGGCTTAGATAGTAACAGTTTCTGACTGCAGTATTGCATGACATGGATAACAGCTTCTGGTGACATTGTGAATACCTTATCAGTTACGTGCATTTCCAAAACTTCAGTAAACAAAGGATTATTGTAATTGAACTCTGTTAAAGCCACCAAAACTTTAACAAGTTCATCATCTGAAAATTTTGGTACATATTTTACAGAATACTCGCATAGTCTTGTAATAAGTTGCAAGGCTTGTGTCTGTTTAAGGGCCACCAAAGAACCAAGAACAGAGCTGGTTAAATTGGAATTTAATTGCTTTGATACTGAAAACATAGCTGTATGCATTTGGTTTAATAAATGTTGGTATTTACTTCCATTGCTTAATCCAGCTTGTAACAGGCTATAAACCATTGTTAATTCTTCTGGTGTCCAAGTGTCAACTTGCATATTTTCCAACTGATCCATAATAGACTGAAACATAGAAAAGTTTGATCCTTCAATTGCTAACAAGCTTTCTCCTAAAATGCAAAGACTTTCGACTGTCATCTGTCCTCTGTTAACTCGCTCTTGACATTCAGATGATAAACTTGCCATTATGGTACTATGGCTGTCCATTCCAAGCTGAACAAGTGCTTTATAGCCGTTTACTAGGCTATATGTAGAAAGAGTTTGAGACCCTTTTTCTAAATGACACAATATAGTTTTAAAAATCTTGTTTTCAAACACCTCGTTTGAGTTTAAAATCAGTCCAGTTTTTGATTCTGTGTCAACTATTTTAAGCAGAGCTGCAGCAACTATGGTGTCCGTTTTATGGTCAGTGGATTCCAACAATTCAAGTACTTGCTTGGTTGAGCTGAGGCCACAAAGCTGTTCCAAAAAGTATTTTTCACCCACTGGCAGGTTGCTCAATGTAAAAACACTTGGCCCTTCTCCATGAAAGTAAACCGCACACTCTGTTATACTGCGAGCTGGGCATAAGATAATGGAGGAATATTGTCTCAGGTAATACAAGTTGTGCAGAGATGATCTCTTCTGTATGCTTTGTTTAAAAATGGTATAATAGTTTACTGCAATTTTGTGGGCAGTTTTCATCACAGATGTATGTAATAATTTCACAAAAGCCATGCCAGATGGTAATAAAATGAGACctctgaaaaaagaaaagaagagtttTAAAAAAGTGAATGATTTCTAAATGCATTaacatgtaccgtatttatcggcgtataacacgcacattaattttaagggggaagtttagggggaaaaaaaataaattttaaataaggaactttgaagcacaataagggtcattgcccatctgcagcctcaccattgccatcaatgcagcctcacaagtgccatcaatccagcagtctcaccattgccatcaatgcagcctgatcgatgcccatctgcagcctagaggggacagggaggggggcaggacgagcgcctacagattacataagtgagactctcctatgatagacagaacagcggTCCAATGGCAGCCTaggagacggaacttcctattacagaaaccgccaagtaaacaggagattctcactgtatgtaatctgacggcactcatcccgcccccctccctgtcacctccctggcagctaaaattgaagtattggcgtataacacgcacacgctatttgcacccaattttcatggtgaaaaaatgagtgttatacgccaataaatacagtaattagttTTAGATGGTGTGATAAGGATTTAGAACTTCTCACGTTTTTATGACTGTTTAGTCATTGGGAAGACTAACCTTCACTATTGGTTCTGGTGACCTTTGTCTCCAGTACAAAAAACAATGGAAATTCAACATTTTGTCACAGAAACTAAAAAGGTGAGGGACAATTTTTCAATGGAATAATCTGTTCTGGTGACAGCAAAGAGGGTATAGGTCTTTTGGATGGATCTCATAATTTGAACAGGGCGCCATTCATTTTTCCTTTCAAAAATTGGAAAGAAAAAATGTttggctgtacatacactttaaccacttcacctccgggaaagatttatcccccttcctgaccaagcaatttttttgcaatacaggactgcattactttaactgacaattgcgcggtcgtgcagtgctgtaccaaaacaaaatgtatgtcctattttcccacaaatagagctttgtttaggTGGTATATGATCAgttctgtgttttttatgttttgtgctatatacaaaaaaagattaacaatttaaaaaaaagaaaataatcttactttctgctctaaaacatatcatcacatatattaaaaaaatgtaagttcatcaatttaggccaatatgtattctgatacataaaaaaaaaatcccaataagcatatattaattggtttgcacaaaatttatagcgtctacaaacaataagatatatttatggatttttttttttttttactagtaatgttggcattcagcaacttatagcagtaccgcgatattgcggcagacaaattggacacctaactgacatttttgatgacacttttttgggaaccagtgactaaaaatatgcactgtcactgtactaatgacactggctgggaaggggttaacatcaggggcaatgaaaGGCTTAACTGTGTGCTAAAATGtcttttctaactgtgggggaggtgcttttactagtggaaggcatggatctgtgttcctgctttacaaGAAACACAGGATCCCtgacttctgtactgacagaatggcaatctgcattgtttacataggcagactgccattctgcctgtgtacagaacgatcagcgggtgccggcgaacATTAAGTCTGCCTGACCCGCTGATCCAGGTCCTGTTGTGTAGAATGACAGCGGGAGCACCCACTCATGCCCGATACCTGGAAATGCAGAGTCACATATAAATACACAGGTGATACTACGCATTTGCAGCGCGGCCTCCCTGTAGCAGTCAATgtgctatagggtggtcggcaagtggttaatgcagaactACAGCCATAACTTTTTTTCCCCACCATGGCTGTCCCGCTAAGCATGGATGTTTGTGTTCATACAGACAAACTAAATAAACTCCTTACGCtagcaaataaaatataaataagcaCTGCTGCATCCACTACACAATCTAGATACTAGAAGTAAAAAAGCTACTTCAACAAAAATGGCCATGCTGTCCCTTTAAAATTCAAAATAGCTACTGTGCATATAATAACGTTATATTATATACTATTACTATACTAGGCGAAGGTAAAAATAGTGTAAGCTTAGTGCATACAATCTATCAGTAcatgcaaaataaatgaaaaaagaaaaaaatattcaataaagatGCAATAGCGCCGTTAAGTATTATTTTAAAAGTACCAAAAGACAATCAAGCCCTAAAGCATATGTATTATAATATTCTAATTTACCctcaacttaaaaaaaataaataaaatttaaagtgtatatacagtatctcacaaaagtgagtacacccctcacatttttgtaaatatgttatatcttttcatgtgacaacactgaagaaattacactttgcttgctacaatgcaaagtagcgagtgtacagcttgtataacagtgtaaattggctgtcccctcaaaataacaacacacagtcattaatgtctaaaccgctggcaacaaaagtgagtacacccctaagtaaaaatgtccaaattaggcccaaattgtaaatattttttagcaCTCCCTTGGACAttgagttcaccaaagcttcacaggttgccactggagtcctcttccactcctccatgacgacatcacagagctggtggatgttagataccttgcgcttctccaccttccgtttgaggttgccccacagatgctcaatagggtttaggtctggagacatgcttggccagtccatcacctttaccctcagcttctttagcaaggcagtggtcgtcttggagatgtgtttggggtcgttatgttggaatactgccctgcggcccagtctccgaagggaggggacatgttggcattcatgttcctctcaatgaactgtagctccccagtgctggcagcactcatgcagcctcagatcatgacactcccaccaccatgcttgactgtaggcaagacacacttgtctttgtactcctcacctggttgccgcaacacacacttgacatctgaaccaaataagtttatcttggtctcatcagaccacaggacatggttccagtaatccatgtccttagtctgtttgtcttcagcaaactgtttgcgggctttcttgtgcatcatctttagaagaggcttccttttgggacgacagccattcaaccagtttgatgcagtgtgcggcgtatggtctgagcactgacaggctgactccccaccctttcaacctctgcagcaatgctggcagaactcatacgtttattttccaaagaaaacctctggatatgacgctgagcacgtgcacactaaacttttttggtcgaccatggcaaggcctgttctgagtggaacctgtcccattaaaccgctgtatggtcttggccactgtgctgcagctcagtttcagggtcttggcaatcttatagactaggccatctttatgtatagcaacaattcttttttttcagatcctcagagatctttgccatgaggtaccatgttgaacttctagtgaccagtatgagagagtgagagtgataacaccaaatataacacacctgctccccattcacacctgagaccttgtaacactaacgagtcacgtgacatcggggagggaaaatggctaattgggcccaatttggacattttcacttaggggtgtactcacttttgttgccagcagtttagacaataacgactgtgtggtgagttattttgaggggacagcaaatttacactgttatactgtacactcactactttgcattgtagcaaagtgtaatttcttcagtgttgtcacaggaagatataataaaatatttacaaaaatgtgaggggtgtactcacttttgtgaaatactgtatttgTACAGATGGACAATTGTACATATGGaaaaatcaaatataaataaacaaGCATATACAAATGCGTGTTATTTAGTGACAAAGACAACGATTATATAAAAgtgaataaagcaaaaaaaaaaaaattggatttttaaaacagcttacctggaaaatctttttcttggagtacatcataggacacagagcctcaagtaattacatggtgggttatgggcctaccttcaggtgttgacacttgtataaccaatacaggaagttgactcccctatataacaccctcctccttccaggagtcctcagtttttgtagccaagcaatataagcaatatactctcaccccataaaacagagggacgggagctctgtgtcctatgatgtactccaagaaaaggattttacaggtaagttctttttaaaatcctattttcttcatcgtacatcataggacacagggcctcaagtaattacttggtgggatgtcccatagcaattctacttgaggggagggagacactacccgtagggcacccccagaccttgaggaattatactgctgtctgcagcacactacacccgaaggcgatatcctcattccatcttacatctacttgataacattttgtaaatgtatgcactgaagaccaagtcgcggccttgcagatctgagacatggaggcctggtgacgcactgcccaagaagcaccaaccgctgcaccttaacttgaaaagggggaatctttccctttaaatcataagtttgaattataacctgccgaatccacttagccacagtggatcttgacgc
This genomic window contains:
- the FASTKD3 gene encoding FAST kinase domain-containing protein 3, mitochondrial — translated: MAFVKLLHTSVMKTAHKIAVNYYTIFKQSIQKRSSLHNLYYLRQYSSIILCPARSITECAVYFHGEGPSVFTLSNLPVGEKYFLEQLCGLSSTKQVLELLESTDHKTDTIVAAALLKIVDTESKTGLILNSNEVFENKIFKTILCHLEKGSQTLSTYSLVNGYKALVQLGMDSHSTIMASLSSECQERVNRGQMTVESLCILGESLLAIEGSNFSMFQSIMDQLENMQVDTWTPEELTMVYSLLQAGLSNGSKYQHLLNQMHTAMFSVSKQLNSNLTSSVLGSLVALKQTQALQLITRLCEYSVKYVPKFSDDELVKVLVALTEFNYNNPLFTEVLEMHVTDKVFTMSPEAVIHVMQYCSQKLLLSKPIFNAVAENFVYNSEHFTTHQIAQLIIPFGKLNYLPPDASAFIRHLEKVLVSRFSQFHPRTLLNILHSCTLMQRFPVNFLSKIFSPHFIQELQDDSGSLDPFVLGQLTQLFLTVILECTFYKGPKLHSKYRQKHFMIFGDLLETQLNTVLFNKVKNGLIGLLGGKKFFSSQVLSPSCYTLDVEIGLDADGIVLSKYNLKKSSKRIVLCIDDEKRFCANCRNLLGKEFMKQRHLHLLGYQIVQIPFYEIDNLNSVEEIVEYLHKKIFPHSFRLKW